From a region of the Salvelinus alpinus chromosome 2, SLU_Salpinus.1, whole genome shotgun sequence genome:
- the LOC139561743 gene encoding nuclear receptor subfamily 4 group A member 1-like: MPCVQTQYGTVPYDNNYYSSEFLNPELSAKLTMDIGAERDQLTASSLPSINTLVGSGYVGEFDTYSCQITTSASTAPSGYSAGSASSPQAQHSAFKLDDIQVYSCYPGSFALSYLDETLSSCGSDYYGSPASAAPSPPNPGFQSQPGPVWDSPFSPYSPDPGCWVPDKSSLAQQPSFFTFIPTTEQHSPLGQHQGPQQGEEDPFFQPSQRHASQLHYAPLSLDQGSMDSPGLMERPMLSPKTGSPGANEGRCAVCGDNASCQHYGVRTCEGCKGFFKRTVQKNAKYVCLANKDCPVDKRRRNRCQFCRFQKCLGVGMVKEVVRTDNLKGRRGRLPSKSKTVLESVSTTPPVNIIASLVRAHIDSNPAIGKLDYSKYQETVASLSEKEDANDIQQFYDLLTGTMDVIRKWAETIPEFTAFCPEDQELLLESAFVELFILRLAYRSSPEKDKLIFCNGVVLHRMQCVRGFGDWIDSIMDFSQSLHRMNLDVSSFACLAALVIITDRHGLKEPKRVEEFQNCLITCLRDHVNSSGSDAGRPQPNFLSRLLGKLPELRTLCTQGLQRIFYLKLEDLVPPPPIVDKIFMDTLPF; encoded by the exons ATGCCCTGTGTTCAAACTCAGTATGGAACTGTGCCCTACGACAACAACTACTACAGCTCTGAGTTCCTGAACCCTGAACTCAGTGCTAAGCTGACCATGGACATTGGTGCCGAGCGGGACCAGCTCACCGCCTCCTCCCTCCCCAGCATCAACACCCTGGTGGGCAGCGGCTATGTGGGCGAGTTTGACACCTACTCCTGCCAGATCACCACCTCCGCCTCCACCGCCCCCTCCGGCTACTCAGCCGGCAGCGCCTCCAGCCCTCAGGCTCAGCACTCAGCCTTTAAACTGGACGACATCCAGGTATACAGCTGCTACCCGGGCTCCTTCGCCCTCAGCTACCTCGACGAGACGCTGTCCTCCTGCGGCTCCGATTACTATGGCAGCCCCGCATCAGCCGCCCCCTCCCCACCCAACCCGGGCTTCCAGAGCCAGCCTGGCCCAGTCTGGGACTCACCCTTCAGCCCCTACTCCCCAGACCCTGGGTGCTGGGTGCCCGATAAGTCAAGCCTGGCTCAGCAACCCTCCTTCTTCACCTTCATCCCCACCACAGAGCAGCACTCCCCCCTGGGGCAGCACCAGGGCCCCCAGCAGGGTGAGGAGGACCCTTTCTTTCAGCCCTCCCAGAGGCATGCCTCCCAGCTCCATTATGCCCCCTTGTCCCTAGACCAGGGGTCCATGGACAGCCCCGGGCTCATGGAGAGGCCCATGTTGTCCCCTAAGACCGGCAGCCCCGGGGCCAACGAGGGTCGCTGTGCGGTGTGTGGGGACAACGCCTCCTGTCAGCACTACGGGGTCCGCACCTGTGAGGGCTGCAAGGGCTTCTTTAAG CGAACTGTACAGAAGAATGCTAAATATGTGTGCCTAGCCAACAAAGACTGTCCAGTAGACAAGCGGCGAAGGAACCGCTGCCAATTCTGCCGTTTCCAGAAGTGCCTGGGGGTGGGAATGGTGAAGGAAG TCGTCCGCACAGACAACCTGAAAGGTCGCAGGGGTCGTCTGCCCTCTAAATCCAAGACAGTGCTAGAGTCAGTGTCCACCACCCCACCCGTCAACATCATCGCCTCTCTTGTCAGGGCTCACATAGACTCCAACCCCGCCATCGGAAAGCTGGACTACTCCAAG TACCAGGAGACAGTGGCCAGCCTATCAGAGAAAGAGGATGCCAATGACATCCAGCAGTTCTACGACCTGCTGACAGGCACCATGGATGTGATTCGGAAATGGGCCGAGACCATCCCAGAATTCACCGCCTTCTGCCCGGAAGACCAGGAGCTGCTCCTGGAATCTGCTTTCGTGGAACTCTTTATCCTCCGGCTAGCATACAG GTCGAGTCCTGAGAAAGACAAGCTGATCTTCTGCAACGGCGTGGTACTTCACCGTATGCAGTGTGTGCGAGGCTTTGGCGACTGGATCGACTCCATCATGGACTTCTCCCAGAGCCTCCACCGCATGAACTTGGACGTGTCCTCATTCGCCTGCCTTGCAGCACTCGTCATCatcacag ATCGCCATGGCCTTAAAGAGCCCAAACGGGTGGAGGAGTTCCAGAACTGCCTCATCACCTGTCTGAGGGACCATGTGAACAGCAGTGGCTCCGATGCGGGGAGGCCCCAGCCCAACTTCCTGTCCCGACTACTGGGGAAGCTCCCGGAGCTGCGCACCCTCTGCACCCAGGGCCTGCAGCGCATCTTCTACCTGAAGCTGGAGGACCTGGTTCCCCCACCGCCCATCGTAGACAAAATCTTCATGGATACCTTACCTTTCTGA